The Streptomyces kanamyceticus genome window below encodes:
- a CDS encoding alpha/beta fold hydrolase gives MNRPLRHTRRGTGPDTVLFVHGTMDHSGSCYPIARRLSTWTVVAYDRRGWGTSRALASPRTTLADHVADLAAALASLPRPVVAGHSYGALVALATAAQHPQLIRAVVAFEPPLPWLPWWPPTAPWEQLVNDASQNPAEAARDLQQAVTGRPATGTSQEELAQLGTALIREMTDAAISEPTFDPLTMTTPVLTASGTRSLTHHQETSLHLADLLPAGHHEPIQGAGHIAHVTHPRHFAALIQQAHTPHTG, from the coding sequence ATGAACCGGCCCCTCCGGCACACACGCAGAGGAACCGGGCCGGACACGGTCCTGTTCGTCCACGGAACGATGGACCACAGCGGGAGCTGTTACCCCATCGCCCGCCGGCTCTCCACCTGGACCGTTGTCGCCTACGACCGCCGTGGATGGGGTACTTCGCGCGCCCTGGCCTCCCCCCGCACCACTCTCGCCGACCACGTCGCCGACCTGGCGGCCGCACTCGCCTCCCTGCCCCGTCCCGTCGTCGCCGGACACAGCTACGGCGCCCTGGTCGCCCTCGCCACCGCCGCCCAGCACCCCCAGCTGATCCGCGCGGTAGTCGCCTTCGAACCGCCCCTTCCCTGGCTGCCGTGGTGGCCCCCCACAGCCCCCTGGGAACAGCTCGTCAACGACGCCTCCCAGAACCCGGCGGAAGCCGCAAGAGACCTTCAGCAGGCCGTCACCGGCCGCCCCGCCACCGGAACGAGCCAAGAGGAACTCGCCCAGCTCGGCACCGCCCTGATCCGAGAGATGACCGATGCCGCCATCAGCGAGCCCACCTTCGACCCCCTCACGATGACCACTCCCGTCCTCACCGCCTCGGGGACCCGATCCCTGACCCACCACCAAGAAACGAGCCTGCACCTCGCCGACCTGCTCCCCGCCGGCCACCACGAACCCATCCAAGGAGCGGGCCACATCGCTCATGTGACCCACCCCCGGCACTTCGCCGCCTTGATCCAGCAGGCCCACACTCCTCACACCGGCTGA
- a CDS encoding amino acid adenylation domain-containing protein — MPERERLAGYDRARHGVHLLRSPQVIAEPSRYIDAIAELGPVFFDEVGSVWVVSGYAEAVEVLRDHHRFSSVREHRDAAFSQRGLHAAADLSAMVHEQMLFLDPPQHGAIRSALAEQFASKMMKSRESDLRQIADQALDGLPSDGDIDLVGDFAAKLPASLVAFLLGMPGREVELSRWAEAYERLLGSLSALPVSPDPEVDDALHEALAQLQHEARARLRAPGNDVISSLVAPLADRRPSDSELFAIAANCIVLVGGGYQTLTHLVTQTLLALHDDPACQQRVRAQPDLIPSSVKEIMRFRGSSQYVARRATTDVTLCGQHITAGQSILVHLAAANLDPTVFTEPRTLDLDRLGQRHLGFGTGRHACPGAGYAERLAAFAIGGFLDRYPAYTPHTEPGAQSWGLHGNTRCLEHAHVHVTATPRTTAPAVTGSPSLPAGRPYAYCWHEVFEEQARLTPEAAAVMWAHGTITYRELDQRANALAHRLRRLGAQPGVVVAVVMERSVEFALAILAIAKSGSAFLLADVTCPRQRLRAMLVEAEVRLVISDGSLPTSTFPAQVIGTGEPAARPDPPMTGATPGDTAYIVFTSGTTGAPKAIAISHEATVNLGLAQRQIFTLGPGDRLLQFLSPNFDGCIADLTLALLSGATLALAPTDRLTVGPPLVRLLGSAKITAVILTPSVWMALPVQQLPHLRTAAAAGERLHATWAQQWAAPGRRLFNLYGPAETAVLATWHECTLSEEPPPIGRPIANKEAYLIDNDLRRVEPGQEGELCIGGTGIGRYLNQPDLMQERFIRDPYTSTRPAGLLYRTGDICRQRPDGTLDYVGRHDRQVKIRGQRLELDEVERVLETAPGVAASRVQEQDGRLHALITAAGQPPDEEAIRSHLATRLHTAMVPATLTTVSELPRTQNGKVSQRATAAATNGHRDHPAPEASAAPMVMPPRCNSPAAPGASTVPSASGTPRKQHSRLTWQITQHFAKALGLPLRQVQTDSDFFTHGGDSLKLASLLQALETLTGAPVDITELITSPTPERIATHLLTEETSS, encoded by the coding sequence ATGCCCGAGCGTGAGCGACTGGCCGGATACGACCGCGCCCGCCACGGAGTGCACCTGCTCAGGTCGCCACAGGTGATCGCTGAGCCGTCCCGCTACATCGACGCGATCGCCGAGCTCGGACCGGTCTTCTTCGACGAAGTCGGCTCGGTCTGGGTGGTCTCCGGGTACGCCGAGGCGGTCGAGGTCCTGCGCGACCACCATCGGTTCTCCTCCGTACGCGAGCATCGTGACGCAGCCTTCAGTCAGCGAGGACTGCACGCCGCTGCCGACCTGAGCGCGATGGTGCACGAGCAGATGCTCTTCCTCGACCCTCCACAGCACGGCGCCATCCGCTCTGCTCTGGCCGAGCAGTTCGCCAGCAAGATGATGAAGAGCCGTGAAAGCGACTTGCGCCAGATCGCCGACCAAGCCCTCGATGGCCTGCCCTCCGACGGCGACATCGACCTGGTCGGCGACTTCGCCGCGAAGCTCCCTGCCTCGCTGGTGGCCTTCTTACTCGGCATGCCGGGGCGGGAGGTCGAACTGTCCCGGTGGGCCGAAGCATATGAACGGCTGTTGGGCAGCCTGTCGGCGCTGCCCGTATCCCCTGACCCGGAAGTCGACGACGCCCTCCATGAAGCCCTCGCTCAGCTACAGCACGAGGCCCGCGCCCGGCTCCGCGCCCCCGGCAATGACGTCATCAGCTCCCTCGTTGCCCCGCTGGCTGACCGCAGGCCGAGCGATAGTGAGCTGTTCGCGATTGCCGCGAACTGCATCGTCCTGGTCGGGGGCGGATATCAGACCCTGACCCACCTCGTCACCCAGACCTTGCTGGCCCTCCACGATGACCCGGCTTGCCAGCAGCGCGTGCGCGCACAGCCCGATCTGATCCCGTCGTCCGTCAAGGAGATCATGCGGTTCAGGGGGTCGAGTCAGTACGTCGCCCGCCGGGCTACCACCGATGTCACCCTCTGCGGACAGCACATCACTGCGGGCCAGAGCATTCTGGTTCACCTCGCCGCTGCCAACCTCGACCCCACCGTCTTCACTGAACCTCGCACCCTGGACCTCGACCGCCTCGGCCAACGGCACCTGGGCTTCGGCACCGGGCGCCATGCCTGCCCCGGCGCAGGCTACGCGGAGCGTCTGGCTGCCTTCGCCATCGGGGGCTTTCTGGACAGGTACCCGGCCTACACCCCGCATACCGAACCCGGCGCTCAGTCATGGGGACTGCACGGCAACACCCGGTGCCTCGAACACGCACACGTCCACGTCACCGCTACCCCCCGCACCACCGCCCCGGCCGTTACGGGCTCCCCCTCCCTGCCCGCCGGCCGTCCTTACGCGTACTGCTGGCACGAGGTGTTTGAGGAGCAAGCCCGCCTGACCCCCGAAGCGGCCGCAGTCATGTGGGCTCACGGCACCATCACCTACCGCGAACTCGATCAACGAGCCAACGCGCTGGCCCACCGGCTACGCCGGCTGGGGGCCCAGCCCGGTGTGGTCGTCGCCGTCGTGATGGAACGGTCCGTCGAGTTCGCCCTTGCCATACTCGCCATCGCAAAATCTGGGTCCGCTTTCCTGCTCGCCGATGTCACCTGCCCACGGCAACGCCTGCGCGCCATGCTTGTCGAAGCCGAGGTACGCCTGGTCATCAGCGACGGTTCCCTGCCCACGTCGACGTTCCCCGCCCAGGTGATCGGCACCGGCGAACCCGCTGCTCGGCCGGACCCCCCGATGACCGGTGCCACCCCTGGCGACACCGCGTACATCGTGTTCACCAGCGGCACCACCGGCGCTCCCAAAGCCATCGCGATCAGCCACGAGGCAACCGTCAACCTGGGCCTGGCCCAACGTCAGATCTTCACCCTCGGGCCTGGCGACCGACTCCTGCAGTTCCTCTCCCCGAACTTCGACGGTTGCATCGCCGATTTGACCCTGGCCCTCCTGTCCGGCGCCACCCTCGCTCTGGCGCCGACCGACAGGCTCACCGTCGGGCCACCGCTGGTCCGCCTCCTGGGCAGCGCGAAGATCACCGCAGTGATCCTCACCCCCTCCGTCTGGATGGCTCTGCCCGTCCAACAGCTGCCCCACCTGCGCACCGCGGCCGCCGCAGGCGAGCGGCTGCATGCCACATGGGCACAGCAGTGGGCAGCTCCAGGACGGCGGCTGTTCAATCTCTACGGCCCGGCTGAAACAGCCGTACTCGCCACCTGGCACGAGTGCACCCTGAGCGAGGAGCCGCCGCCCATCGGCCGCCCCATCGCCAACAAAGAGGCTTACCTCATCGACAACGACCTGCGTCGGGTCGAGCCCGGCCAAGAAGGAGAACTGTGCATCGGGGGTACCGGCATCGGCCGGTACCTCAACCAGCCCGACCTGATGCAAGAACGTTTCATTCGCGACCCGTACACCAGCACCCGGCCGGCCGGACTCCTCTACCGCACCGGCGACATCTGCCGACAGCGTCCGGACGGGACCCTCGATTACGTGGGCCGCCACGACCGGCAAGTCAAGATCCGCGGCCAACGCCTCGAACTCGACGAGGTCGAACGCGTCCTGGAAACCGCCCCCGGCGTCGCCGCCAGCCGCGTCCAGGAACAAGACGGCCGCCTCCACGCATTGATCACCGCCGCGGGCCAACCCCCCGATGAGGAGGCCATCCGCAGCCACTTGGCCACTCGCCTTCACACCGCCATGGTGCCCGCCACGCTCACCACCGTCTCCGAATTGCCGCGCACCCAGAACGGCAAAGTCAGCCAGCGCGCCACTGCTGCGGCCACGAACGGCCACCGCGACCACCCGGCTCCCGAGGCATCCGCCGCTCCCATGGTTATGCCCCCGCGCTGCAACTCACCCGCCGCCCCTGGCGCTTCCACGGTACCCAGCGCTTCCGGCACACCCCGCAAGCAGCACTCCCGCCTGACCTGGCAGATCACCCAGCACTTTGCCAAGGCCCTGGGCCTCCCCCTGCGGCAGGTCCAGACCGATTCCGACTTCTTCACCCATGGCGGAGATTCCCTCAAGCTTGCCTCACTCCTCCAGGCCCTGGAGACCTTGACCGGCGCCCCGGTGGACATCACGGAGCTGATCACGTCTCCCACGCCCGAACGGATCGCCACTCACCTCCTCACCGAAGAGACGTCCTCATGA
- a CDS encoding methyltransferase, whose translation MSEFSPSPPSSLPTPLMELASGFWSFKTYAGAIEIGLFDLLADGHELTVEEVSAQLGIAVRPADLLLAGCASLGLLEKTGVRYRNAALAEEFLIKGRPYYFGGFVRYLDRREYPAWRHIVEALRTNRPQTWTPGSQESLFDTEDPETLQLFWDCMFSISVFTARALAGVYDFTPHRRLLDVGGGAGAFPLELCRRFKNLSATVLDLPPVCDLARRKIADAQLEGTVDAVAGDFHRDAVLPGGYDVIVLSMILHDWDEESNRALLRKCREALRPGGVVLICELLLNDERTGPPAAALMGMNMLIETEGGKNYSGAEYRRWLLDAGFSQAETLPLEAAGANGVVVGYVS comes from the coding sequence ATGTCGGAGTTTTCCCCCAGCCCCCCGTCCTCGCTGCCCACCCCGCTGATGGAGCTCGCTTCAGGGTTTTGGAGCTTCAAAACCTACGCGGGCGCCATTGAGATCGGTCTGTTCGACCTGCTGGCCGACGGGCACGAGCTGACCGTGGAGGAGGTGTCGGCGCAACTGGGCATTGCTGTGCGTCCGGCCGATCTGCTGTTGGCCGGCTGTGCCTCGCTGGGCCTGCTGGAGAAGACCGGCGTCCGGTACCGGAACGCGGCCCTGGCCGAGGAGTTCCTGATCAAAGGGCGGCCGTACTACTTCGGCGGTTTCGTCCGCTATCTGGACCGCCGAGAGTATCCGGCATGGCGGCACATCGTGGAGGCGCTCCGTACGAACCGGCCCCAGACGTGGACGCCGGGGTCTCAGGAGTCGCTGTTCGATACCGAGGATCCGGAGACGCTGCAGCTGTTCTGGGACTGTATGTTCTCCATTTCCGTCTTCACCGCGCGGGCCCTCGCCGGGGTGTACGACTTCACTCCGCACAGGCGGTTGCTGGACGTCGGCGGCGGCGCCGGGGCGTTTCCGCTGGAGCTGTGCCGCCGGTTCAAGAATCTGTCGGCGACCGTTCTGGATCTGCCGCCTGTGTGCGACCTGGCCCGTCGGAAGATCGCCGATGCCCAGCTGGAAGGCACCGTGGACGCGGTGGCCGGCGATTTTCACCGTGATGCTGTCCTGCCGGGCGGCTACGACGTCATCGTGCTGAGCATGATCCTGCACGACTGGGACGAGGAGTCCAACCGGGCCCTGCTGCGCAAGTGCAGGGAGGCTCTTCGCCCAGGGGGCGTCGTACTGATCTGCGAGCTGTTGCTCAACGACGAACGGACTGGCCCGCCCGCTGCGGCCTTGATGGGCATGAACATGCTCATCGAGACGGAAGGTGGCAAGAACTACTCCGGCGCCGAATACCGCCGTTGGCTTCTGGACGCGGGGTTTTCCCAGGCCGAGACCCTGCCCCTTGAAGCGGCCGGAGCCAACGGCGTGGTCGTCGGCTATGTCAGCTGA